The Corynebacterium freiburgense region CCGCAGAACTCCATCGCCGTAAAGTTCATTCCATGGAGCTACTACGCACAAATTATCCCAGCAACATTTACAGAAACAGCTGAAGCGGTCTATATTCCTGTTCCCTGGATACCAATTTGCATATTTATCGTGGTTGGGATTATCGCATTCGCTGGGATTACACGACTTATGGATGTAAAGGAATGGTAATGTTTTACGCTGAATTGTTAAAACTTAAGCGGGCGCAGCTCTGGGTTGTTACGTGCATTCTACCCCTGCTTTCAGTGGTTATTGGTACTGGAAATACCACAGCAAATAGTGCGTTAATCTCTCAAACCTGGGAAGGCTTGGAAAGTCAAATAACCATATTTTATGGTTTATTCTTTTGCTCAGTTGGGGTGGCGGTATTGGTTGCTGCAGGTTGGAGGATGGAGCACCAAGGCAATAACTGGAGCCAAGTCCATACAATGACCTCGAACTATTTTAACTTTATGGTCGCAAAAATTCTGGTTCTTTGCCTGCCAATTTTTGCTATGAATTTCGTGCTACTACTAGGCACGGCAATCGCAGGAAAACTAATGCTCCATCTTGCTGGTTTTCCGTCAATGGGGTTTATTCTTGCGATGGTACTTGCAACCGTTGCGGCGGCCCCTCTGGTGGCTTTGCAATCTATTTTCTCGATGTGGTTACGGTCGTTCGCCGCGCCTGTGGGAATTGCATTATTTGGAACGATCTTCGCATATTCGGCCATGCAAAAATCTTTGCTAATTACTTTGGTGGTGCCATATTCACTCTTGTCTCATTCGGTTCTGATGGGGTCTCTTGCGGTCTCGGATAGTACGCCAGTGAATGCACAAAACATCGCCCAGACGTTTGGAGTTGCGATAGTTGTTACGATCCTGCTGGCATTGATTGGATCGTTTGCACTGCGCTGGCGTAAGACGCTAAAGCAGGCTGGATAAAAAGGCTTGGGTACGTTCATGTTGTGGGTTATCAATCACCTGGGCGGGCGTACCCGCTTCGACGACTGCACCACCATCCATAAACACCACTTGGTCGCTTACTTCACGAGCGAAGCCCATCTCGTGGGTAACAACCAACATAGTCATACCACCTTTGGCCAAGCCCTTCATAACATTGAGGACTTCACCAACCAGCTCGGGGTCGAGGGCGGATGTTGGTTCATCAAACAACATAAGTTTGGGATCCATTGCAACTGCTCGTGCAATGGCAACACGCTGCTGCTGGCCTCCTGAAAGTTGCAGTGGATAGGCGTCAGCTTTATGCGCAAGGCCAACGGTTTCCAATAGTTCCATTGCTCGTTGTTGTGTCTGAGCTACCGGTTGTTTTTTTACGTGAACCGGGGCTTCAATAATATTTTCTAAAACTGTACGATGTGGAAATAAGTTGAACTGCTGGAAAACCATGCCAATGTCGGCACGTTGGCGCGCGGCATCGCGTTCGGAAATTTCATAGAGCGTGCCATTGCGTTCTTTATATCCAATAAGTTCGCCATCAACATAAAGGCGTCCGGCGGAGATTTTTTCCAAGTGGTTTACACACCGCAAAAACGTGGATTTTCCAGATCCTGATGGGCCAATAAGACACGTGACAGTTCCTTTTGGTACCTCAAGGTCAATGCCTTTAAGAACTTCGAGTTGGCCAAAGCTTTTGCAAACTTGTTGGGCTTCGATCATTAGTGTTGACATGGTGTTAGGAATCCTCAGAAATGGTCACATTGGCTGGGGGTTTGGCTTCTGCGTCGGCGAGTGCCGCCAATTGTCGGGCAGTGAGGTGCCGGGAAGCGCCGCGGGAGAAGTACTTTTCCAAATAGAACTGGCCAACCATCAAAATGGAAGTAATGACCAAATACCAAGTTGCAGCGACCAATAGCATTGGCACGGGTTCGAACAAACTATTGGCGATATCCATGGAACGTCCGTAGAGCTCTAAAGAATACGGCACGGCCACCACCAAGGATGTGGTTTTCAACATAGAGATCAGTTCATTGCCAGTTGGTGGAATAATAATGCGCATTGCTTGAGGCAATACCGTGCGGCGCATCGTTTGCCACCAGCTCATGCCTAAGGCTTTCGACGCCTCGGTCTGCCCTTCAGGGATTGCTTGGATTCCAGCACGCACGATTTCGGCCATATAGGCGGATTCATTAAGACCTAAACCAAGAACGGCGAGGAAAAACGCATTCTTGAGAATTCCCTGGAGATCTATTTCGGTGAATCCGACATTAATGCTCTGATAGATTGAACCAGCCAAACCCCAAAATACTAGTTGCACATACACTGGCGTGCCGCGGAATACCCAAAGATATGCCCAGCTCACCGCACGCATTACTGGATTAGGAGACATCCGGAGTACAGCAAGGATAGCGCCAAGGGTGACACCAATCAGCATTGCTAGAACGGTGAGTGCAAGCGTGTGGAGCGCTGCATTTGCTACTCGAGTATCGAACAAATAGGCGCGATACGTTGACCAGCCGTATGCTTCATTATTGCTGGCCGAAATAATAAACCAAATGGCCAAAAGCAAGAGAATAGTGGCAGTAATCCAACGTCCCGGATGGGGCAGGGACTTCGCCTCGATCGGCTTTGGTATGTTTGGCGAGGTCATGAATTTTCCTTTCCTACGATGGATTCGCCGTTAATCATGGCGGATTCAACGAGGCCATCTTCCAAACCCCATTGCTTCATAATTCGTGCGTATTCACCAGTTTCGATTAAATGTTGCAAAGCGGCTGCGAGCGCTGGCCCCAGCCCAGAGTTCTTTTTTACGGGCCAGCCGTAGTACGCGGCGTCGAAAATCTCTCCAATAAGTTCGATGCGACCGTCGGAGCGTTCGACAGCCCATGCGGTAACGGGGGAGTCCGCTGAAAACGCATCAGCGCGGCCCAAAATAGCTGCCGTGGCAGCCGCGTCAGAAGCGTCGTAGGCAAGTTTTTCTATGGGCTCTTTGCCGGCGGCGACACATTCTTCGCTACGGCCAGCAACATCGTCTGTATCTGAAACTGTGGTGCGCTGAACGGCAACTGTCAACCCGCACGCATTGTTTGGATCAACAGAATTACCAGGTTGCGACGCCCACTGAATGCCAGCGTTCAAATAATCAACGAAGTCGTAGTTTTTGCGCCGTTCTTCATTGTCGGTAAAACCACTCGCACCAAAATCAACGGTGCCAGCGGAAACCGCGGGAAGAATCAAACTAAAATCTTGATCCTTTACCTCAAGCTCCAGGCCCATTACCGAGGCAACAGCCCGCGCCAAATCAATATCAAAACCAATGATGTTGCCTTGCGAGTCCTTAAACTCGGCAGGAGCAAACGGCGGATTTGTGCCAATCACGATCTTGCCCCGATCGGCAATCTCCTTTGGCACCATCGCTTGAATCTCCGGAACAGCGGCAGGCCGAATATCCTGCCAACCATCAGGTAAACCACCTTCAACATTGGTCACACAACCACTTACAAGCGTGGTGATCGCAACCATGACAGCAACCAGCCATGGAGCTCGATAACGTGAACGCAAAGTCATGCGCATAAATGTAACATATGCATGCTTTGCAATCCAGAAACGGAAGGGAAAATAAATCTATCCAGGGACTATTAGAGAATTATGCAGGTTTCGGTGCATATTTTTCAGCAATGATTGTTGCGGCAACAATAACGGCACCAAGCGCTATAAAACCAAAAATCTTCACCATATTATCGCCAGGAGCCAAAAGCTCAGAGCTGGCAGATTGCCAAGGCCAAAGCGCCCGCAATGAACCAAGCATTAACCCAGCCATAGTAAACAATGTAATTGTCCGGTGGTTCACCATTAGATAATCAAGTAACTTAATAAACAGCACCAAACCTGTAGCTGCGCCAAGACCAAACACTAGAATCACAGAAATATCGCGATCTTTAATTGCGCCGATCACTGGACCGTACAATCCAACAGCCAATAAGAAAAAGGAACCGGATACTCCGGGGAGCACCAATGCACAAATGGCGACAGCGGCAGCGCAAAAGATAATCAACATTGACGGGTCATTACGCTCCGCAGACGTAAAACCAGTACCCCAAAACGTTAACGCCGCAGCACCAATAAACATTGGCACCGCAATAACTAGCTTCTTCCGTAAATCAACCTTATCTACCATGCTGATTGGAACCACGATAGAAACCGCAACCATACCAAGAAACAAACCGCGGGAAACCTCGGGATGATTTTCAACAAAATCATGCATAACCCCCGCCATACCCAACACAGTGGCAGCCATGCCTATACCAACTGGAATCAAAAGCCACCAGTCAATAGCCTTTAACTTCCCATTGACGGAAGCGCGATCAATAACAATCGACTTAGCAACATCAAGCAGCTGATTACCAGCATGTAAGGCACGCTCATAAATACCAACAACCAGGGAAATGGTGCCACCGGAAACGCCAGGAACTAATTCAGCTAATGCAATCAGCCCACCGCGAATAATATTCACCAGCACTTCGATGGGGTTACCCGTAGAACGGGTCACAACAGGGGAGTGTTCGCTCACGAAGAATCCTTTAAATGTTGAGTAAGTAAGAAACGAAAATTCACTTTACGCGGAAACCCCACCATACATCGAGGCTGCGGCCAAGCACGTGAGCAGAAACACGAATATCCCAAGAGGTGGTGTAACCCCCGAACCAGAATCTCCCCAAAAAAGTCAGACTATTTCCTAGTGAAATGGTGAGAACGTGTCCGCGCCAAAATTATTAAACCATAGGTAATAACCCCGAAAGGTATTGCATACGCCAATGTAAAGCCGCCACTCAACACACCAAGTTGAATGAGCAATAACCCCAAAACCAATAACACAACGATCCGAACGTCCAATTGGTCCTTTGAACAATCCTCAGGATGTTTCAGCATTATTCCCTCCTCACGCAATGAAAAACTCTCAATAGTAAAGACGTATCGTTTTAGGCGGACATTCCGCAGATTAGGTGCGGGGCTCTCTCGGCGTGGCCTAAACCTTGACGAAGAACCCATAGGTGCGAAGTTGTCCAAGGCGTGAGTCCATGGACCACAACTAACCCAAGATCGCGAAGAATATGAACTTTAAGATCTATAACCTTATTGAAAACCTCAGCAAGTACGTGGGTCAAGGAAAAGAACAAAGTGATGCGCATTGGCAATAAAACTGAAATAAAAAGTTTGAAGATTGGAAATCTGAAATAGGGCAGGTCGACTGGGGGATTCCGTAAAGAACAATGGTTTTTGAGTGTAAGTGATATTCGGCTTGGTAGTTTTCTGGGCTCGGGTAGGCAAATATAAATTGTGCACTGGGAATTCGGGATGTGAACAGCGGAAATGCAATTACCGGTTGCGCTCCATGTAAAATCTGCCTTAGTAGCTGGGGCTGAAGCTACATCAGTACTGATTTTTCGGTGGAAGTGCTACAAAATTGAGGGGTTTTCAAAACGGTAAAAGGCAGATTTACATTGAGGGTGATCTAGTTTATCTCTGAACTGGGAAAAAATAACTACGTGTTGCATGCAACGTCAGATTTGCCTTTTGCGTTCCAGTGAACGTTCACTATGCCTAGTTCTTAATGCAACAAAACGATGAAAACCGTTCTAATCCAGTCAATCATGCTGAGCGATACCTCCATATATGTGGATGGTAGGGGCTTTTTGTTTTATAGTGCGACGTCAATGGTGAAACCTGCTGCTCGGACTCTTTGGCGGCGGCCTCGGGCATTTGACGACAATTTCACGACAACTGAGGCCAAAAACCGCTGAAATTCACCGAATGCCGAGCTTGCTGCCAAAAAGAAAAACCCCTCCTGAACTGGCAGAAACCAAGGCAGGAAGGGTTTTGATTTTGTGCCCCAGGTGAGACTCGAACTCACACTGGACGGGTTTTGAATCCGTTGCCTCTGCCAATTGGGCTACTGGGGCGTGCGTTGATGATGTTAGCGCATTGTGTTGGGATTGGTGAAATCGAGGTGTAGTTGTTGTGGGGGTCCCCGGTTGTTGTGCGTGTGGTTTAGAATCGGGCGGGTGACTGAATCTCGCTCTCGCCTTATGCTTATTGATGGACATTCGATGGCGTTTCGTGCTTTTTACGCGCTGCCAGCGGAGAATTTTGCTACTTCTGGGGGCCAGCATACGAATGCTGTGTACGGTTTTTTGTCGATGCTAACGACCCTGCTCAAGGATGAGAAGCCGTCTCATATTGCGGTGGCGTTTGATGTGGGCAGGAAGACATTCCGTACCGATCTGTTTCCGGAGTATAAGGCGCAGCGGGAGGCGGCTCCTGAGGAGTTTCGTGGTCAGGTGGGTTTGATTAAGGATGTTTTGGCCACGATGGGAATTACTACTTTAGAGGTAGAGAATTTCGAGGCTGATGACATTATTGCTACGTTGGCTACAGCCGCTTCCGCTGAAGATTTTGAGACATTTATTGTGACCGGCGATAGGGATTCGTTTCAGCTGGTAAATGATTCCACTACGGTGTTGTATCCAATGCGTGGTGTGAGTGTCTTGCATCGTTTTACTCCGCAGGCTGTGCAAGAAAAGTATGGATTGACACCAGTGCAGTACCCTGATTTTGCCGCATTGCGTGGTGACCCTTCAGATAATTTGCCGAATATTCCCAAAGTTGGGGAAAAGACTGCCACAAAGTGGATTACTGAGTACGGCTCGCTCGAAAATCTTATTGAGCATGCCGATGAGATTAAAGGGATGGCGGGAAATAACTTCCGTGAGCGGCTTGATCAGGTTCGGATGAATCGCAAGTTAACGGAAATGGTCAAGGATTTAGCCTTGCCTTATGTTCCAGCTGAACTTGGCTTCCGTTCCGCGAATATTTCTGAAATTGCAGAGAAGTTCGATGAACTCGAATTTGGTACGAACCTACGCGAGCGGGTTTTGAGCGTTCTTGAAACCGGTGAATCACCATTGGAGGCGCCTTCTCAGGCACCAGATATCGTTATTGCTCTCGATCCAATTGACGCTTGGTTGGAAAAGCGCAAAGGTCAACCGTTGGCTTTGGCTGTTCGGGGTCGGGGTGTGCCTGGTGAAGGCGATGCTTTTGCCCTAGCGATAGTTGATGAGCAATATCAAGGGGTAAGTGTTGATTTAGCGGAGATTTCTCCAGCACAAGAGCGTGTTCTTGCGGAATGGTTGGAAAGTGATTCTCCAAAGTATCTCCATGGATCAAAGGCCGCATTCCATATGTTGGCGGGCCGTGGTTTTTCATTGGTGGGGGTTGTGCATGATACTGCAATTGCGGCGTATTTATTGCGTCCAGGTCAGCGAACCTATGAATTAAAAGATGTGCTTCAACGGCATTTGCAACGTCAGCTTGATGAGCAAGATTCTGGTCAGTTGTCGCTTTTAGACGCCCCTGATAATGCGCGGGATTTGATCGATAGCGCGGTTGCAATATTGGATTTGGCGGAGGCATTGACTGCGGAGCTGCAGGCTATTAATGGTTTCGAGCTCTATCATGATCTGGAAGTTCCATTGGCAATGGTACTGGCCCGTATGGAGGCTACAGGCATTGCGGTGGATGTCCAACGCCTGGAAGAGCAGCGGGAGCAATTTATTGATATGGTCGCCGCAGAAGAGTCTGCGGCACGAGAACTAGCAGACGATCCTTCGCTGAATCTTTCGAGCCCAAAGCAATTGCAAGTTGTATTGTTCGAAACATTGGGAATGCCAAAAACAAAGAAAACAAAAACTGGGTATTCTACTGCTGCCAAGGAAATTGAAGCGTTAGCAGTGAATTATCCGCACCCGTTTTTGGATCATTTATTGGCGCACCGTGAGTATCAAAAAATGAAAACCACATTGGATGGTTTGATTAAAGCAGTACAACCAGATGGTCGCATCCACACAACTTTTAATCAAACGGTTGCTTCCACGGGGCGTCTTTCATCGACTGATCCGAATCTTCAAAATATTCCGGTACGCACGCCTGCCGGACGTAAAATTCGTTCGGCGTTTGTGGTCGGTGACGGATTTGAATCTTTGCTTACGGCAGACTACTCACAGATTGAAATGCGCGTTATGGCTCACCTGTCTGCGGATGAGGGTTTGGTCGAGGCATATCGAAAAGGGGAGGACCTGCATAATTATGTGGGTTCAAAGGTTTTTGATGTAGGCATTGATCAGGTAACCCCTGAATTGCGTCGTCGTGTGAAAGCCATGTCCTACGGCCTTGTGTATGGATTGTCTGCGTTTGGTTTGGGGCAACAGCTTGGCATTCCCGCAGGCGAAGCAAAGGGGATTATGGAAAATTACTTTGCTCGGTTTGGCGGTGTAAAGAAGTACCTTGATGAGGTCGTTGATCAAGCACGCCATGACGGCTATACATCCACGTTATTTGGGCGGCGTCGATACCTTCCTGAGCTCACGTCAGATAACCGTGTTGCGCGTGAGAACGCGGAGCGTGCAGCCCTTAACGCCCCTATTCAAGGAACCGCGGCTGACATTATTAAGGTAGCCATGCTGCGTGTCGACGCCGCGTTCGCCAGGGCTGATTTGCGGTCCCGTGTGCTTTTACAGGTGCATGACGAACTCGTCGTTGAAGTAGCGCCTGGGGAATTGGAAAAGGTCCAAGCCATTCTCGAACGAGAGATGGATAAAGCGATTACGCTTTCGGTGCCTTTGGAAATATCCACTGGCTATGGTCAAAACTGGGACGAAGCTGCACACTAAAAGCACTCTGGACGCCGTGGGTAGCTATCTTGCGGCATCCAGTTAATTCAAGCTTCTAAAGCTTGACTGTTATTTAATAGCAGTTCAAAATTACATTCTAAATTGCGGCAATAGTGTCGAATTGGGTGGCGGGCGGATTGGAAAAAAATCTAATGCATGTTTAAGTCTGTTACGTGCAAAAACGTCTCAACATCGTTACGATCAGGTAACGATTTTTAATTCTGTGTAGTATTTCTGCAGGGGATTTAACTCCTAATACTAGTGAGGTTGCAGAAAACGCGCTTTTAGAAATTTAGTGTAGTAACAAATGGTTTGTTTTACACGATATCCTAATTGAAAGTTGCAATTCCTCTCGAGCGGTTTTTAGAAATAACTTCATTATATTTCGGCGGCCTTGTTCTTTTGGGCAAGACTGCATGGGCCAGAATAATTAGAAGGAGTTGATCTGAAATGGTACAGAAAGGACGAATCCTCACGAAAGTAGCTGCATCTGCGTTCGCCATTATGCTTGCTGCTTGTGAATTTCCGGCGATCGGCCAAACTACAACCACCACCAACAGTCCCCCTACAAGTGTCTCGGTAACCGAAACTAGGGAATCGGA contains the following coding sequences:
- a CDS encoding ABC transporter permease, which encodes MFYAELLKLKRAQLWVVTCILPLLSVVIGTGNTTANSALISQTWEGLESQITIFYGLFFCSVGVAVLVAAGWRMEHQGNNWSQVHTMTSNYFNFMVAKILVLCLPIFAMNFVLLLGTAIAGKLMLHLAGFPSMGFILAMVLATVAAAPLVALQSIFSMWLRSFAAPVGIALFGTIFAYSAMQKSLLITLVVPYSLLSHSVLMGSLAVSDSTPVNAQNIAQTFGVAIVVTILLALIGSFALRWRKTLKQAG
- a CDS encoding amino acid ABC transporter ATP-binding protein, whose amino-acid sequence is MSTLMIEAQQVCKSFGQLEVLKGIDLEVPKGTVTCLIGPSGSGKSTFLRCVNHLEKISAGRLYVDGELIGYKERNGTLYEISERDAARQRADIGMVFQQFNLFPHRTVLENIIEAPVHVKKQPVAQTQQRAMELLETVGLAHKADAYPLQLSGGQQQRVAIARAVAMDPKLMLFDEPTSALDPELVGEVLNVMKGLAKGGMTMLVVTHEMGFAREVSDQVVFMDGGAVVEAGTPAQVIDNPQHERTQAFLSSLL
- a CDS encoding amino acid ABC transporter permease, whose translation is MTSPNIPKPIEAKSLPHPGRWITATILLLLAIWFIISASNNEAYGWSTYRAYLFDTRVANAALHTLALTVLAMLIGVTLGAILAVLRMSPNPVMRAVSWAYLWVFRGTPVYVQLVFWGLAGSIYQSINVGFTEIDLQGILKNAFFLAVLGLGLNESAYMAEIVRAGIQAIPEGQTEASKALGMSWWQTMRRTVLPQAMRIIIPPTGNELISMLKTTSLVVAVPYSLELYGRSMDIANSLFEPVPMLLVAATWYLVITSILMVGQFYLEKYFSRGASRHLTARQLAALADAEAKPPANVTISEDS
- a CDS encoding ABC transporter substrate-binding protein; this encodes MRSRYRAPWLVAVMVAITTLVSGCVTNVEGGLPDGWQDIRPAAVPEIQAMVPKEIADRGKIVIGTNPPFAPAEFKDSQGNIIGFDIDLARAVASVMGLELEVKDQDFSLILPAVSAGTVDFGASGFTDNEERRKNYDFVDYLNAGIQWASQPGNSVDPNNACGLTVAVQRTTVSDTDDVAGRSEECVAAGKEPIEKLAYDASDAAATAAILGRADAFSADSPVTAWAVERSDGRIELIGEIFDAAYYGWPVKKNSGLGPALAAALQHLIETGEYARIMKQWGLEDGLVESAMINGESIVGKENS
- a CDS encoding DUF368 domain-containing protein, which gives rise to MSEHSPVVTRSTGNPIEVLVNIIRGGLIALAELVPGVSGGTISLVVGIYERALHAGNQLLDVAKSIVIDRASVNGKLKAIDWWLLIPVGIGMAATVLGMAGVMHDFVENHPEVSRGLFLGMVAVSIVVPISMVDKVDLRKKLVIAVPMFIGAAALTFWGTGFTSAERNDPSMLIIFCAAAVAICALVLPGVSGSFFLLAVGLYGPVIGAIKDRDISVILVFGLGAATGLVLFIKLLDYLMVNHRTITLFTMAGLMLGSLRALWPWQSASSELLAPGDNMVKIFGFIALGAVIVAATIIAEKYAPKPA
- the polA gene encoding DNA polymerase I, with translation MLIDGHSMAFRAFYALPAENFATSGGQHTNAVYGFLSMLTTLLKDEKPSHIAVAFDVGRKTFRTDLFPEYKAQREAAPEEFRGQVGLIKDVLATMGITTLEVENFEADDIIATLATAASAEDFETFIVTGDRDSFQLVNDSTTVLYPMRGVSVLHRFTPQAVQEKYGLTPVQYPDFAALRGDPSDNLPNIPKVGEKTATKWITEYGSLENLIEHADEIKGMAGNNFRERLDQVRMNRKLTEMVKDLALPYVPAELGFRSANISEIAEKFDELEFGTNLRERVLSVLETGESPLEAPSQAPDIVIALDPIDAWLEKRKGQPLALAVRGRGVPGEGDAFALAIVDEQYQGVSVDLAEISPAQERVLAEWLESDSPKYLHGSKAAFHMLAGRGFSLVGVVHDTAIAAYLLRPGQRTYELKDVLQRHLQRQLDEQDSGQLSLLDAPDNARDLIDSAVAILDLAEALTAELQAINGFELYHDLEVPLAMVLARMEATGIAVDVQRLEEQREQFIDMVAAEESAARELADDPSLNLSSPKQLQVVLFETLGMPKTKKTKTGYSTAAKEIEALAVNYPHPFLDHLLAHREYQKMKTTLDGLIKAVQPDGRIHTTFNQTVASTGRLSSTDPNLQNIPVRTPAGRKIRSAFVVGDGFESLLTADYSQIEMRVMAHLSADEGLVEAYRKGEDLHNYVGSKVFDVGIDQVTPELRRRVKAMSYGLVYGLSAFGLGQQLGIPAGEAKGIMENYFARFGGVKKYLDEVVDQARHDGYTSTLFGRRRYLPELTSDNRVARENAERAALNAPIQGTAADIIKVAMLRVDAAFARADLRSRVLLQVHDELVVEVAPGELEKVQAILEREMDKAITLSVPLEISTGYGQNWDEAAH